The stretch of DNA agaacctaggagaaaattagatcccaaaagtgatgaggggatatttttaggttactcaaccaacagcagagcgtacagggtttttaactccagaacaagaactatgatggaatcaattaatgttgttgttgatgacagtgatacaacaagtgcagatccagctgaagagacagatgtcataacacctgtcccaacacctgatgatgatcaaactgaacctgaacctgatcaacattttgagtctactacagaggtttctagaccaaacaagggaccatctattagaacacagaagaatcatcctctggaacttgtcattggaaatccaaatcaaggaattgcaacaagaagatcaaaagaagcaatttccaattcatgtttcatatcaaagattgaaccaaagaatgttaaagaagctttgactgatgaatactggatcaatgctatgcaggaggaactaactcagttcaaaagaagtgaggtatgggatctagtacctagaccagatggtataaatgttattggtacaaagtgggtgtacaagaacaaaactgatgaaaatggtgatattactagaaataaagccagacttgtagcacaaggatacacccagatagaaggagtagattttgatgagacttttgctccagttgctcgcttggagtccataagattactcttggctgtggcatgcattttaaaattcaagctatatcaaatggatgtaaaaagtgcattcctaaatggctatctaaatgaagaggtatatgttgagcaaccaaaagggtttgtagatccaagctttcctaaccatgtttacaaactaaagaaagcactttatggattgaaacaagcccctagagcatggtatgaaagattgactgaatttcttgtcagccatggatacaagaagggtggaaatgataaaaccttgtttgtaagaaaagagaaagggaagctaatgatagctcagatatatgtggatgatattgtatttggtggaatgtcgcgacaaatggtggaacactttgtgcatcaaatgcaatctgaatttgaaatgagtcttgtaggtgagctaacttattttttaggtcttcaggtcaaacaaatggaagacaccatatttatctctcaagaaaaatatgcaagaaacattgtgaagaaatttggtatggaaggtggtagtcacaaaaggacacctgcacctacacacttgaagcttaccaaagatgagaaaggggttgatgtggatcaaagtctctatagaagtatgattgggagcttactatatcttacagctagcaggcctgatatcatgtttgcagttggagtttgtgctagataccaatctgaaccaaagatgagtcatctgactcaagtaaaaaggatcttcaaatatgtcaatggcacatgtggctatggaattctatacactcatggtaatgattctaccttaattggatattgtgatgcagattgggctggaagtgctgatgatagaaagagcacctctggtgcatgtttcttcttgggaaacaatctagtatcttggtttagtaagaagcaaaatagcgtgtctctatcaacagctgaggcagaatatatagcagctgggagtagttgctctcaattgttatggatgagacaaatgttgaaagagtatagtgtggagcaagatgtcatgacactttactgtgacaatcttagtgctataaacatttctaaaaatcctattcaacatagtaggactaagcacattgacatacgtcatcattttataagagagcttgtagaagaaaaaattgttacacttgagcacattgcatctgaagaacagttagcagacatttttactaaagctttggacgcaagtcaatttgaaaaattgagaggcaaattgggaatttgcctttttgaaaatcaatagcagTTACTGCTTGGAGAGCGTGCAGCAGTTAATTTCTCTCTCCCACTCTTGGTGCACGCTAACTTAAGGGAGTTATTATTGGTTTTACAAAACCAACCTATCTTCACGCAAACTTCtcatcttcttttctctctcacGCAAATCAACTCAACTTCCACTTTGTATTTTCTCAGAGAACGTTCAACTTCCATCTTCTTCAATCACAAAATTCACCTCTGTTCACTCATCATGTCTGACTCGGCCAAATCTTCACCAACAGAGACAGATGTTGTACCATCACCACAAATGGCGATAAATGCTAttcctctcaacaccatacctgccacaagtccaacgatgaggagaaaatcTGTTGCAAAGAAGGCTAAATCATCGCGAACGAATACAAATCCTTCCTCTCCCGCTGCAATTAAAACACGTAAAGGCAAGAAAGGGAAAGGTGAATCGAGTAAGCcttttacaatgtctgaacttcACATTGATCCACTACCATCAAGTGGTGTTGCAACGCCTGTCTCCAATCCTACAGTTGAAAATGTTACTGCATCTGGTAAGATTTCTGTTAATTTAGGTCTTAATACACCAAAATCTGATAAAACCCTAGGTGTAGAGACCTCTGATATGtctgaaaatttggggaaaagtgttcctaactcccctgttgctgttgatgataatattggtgcttctactgagaccaataatgatgttgctgatgagtccattaagaaaactgctcctgagactcatgttgcgccaagtgttgcaacacatggcgctacgccaaatgtggtgccagatgttaccacatctttggcacaagagaaccttgtggactattctgagtctgatgagagtcccccacctaaggctaCTGATAAAGAAACTGTTCCTGATAAAGCTGTGAATGATAATCCAGAAGTTATACTTGTTAATGAAACTACTACCAGTGATAAGGCTATTCCTGcacattctgaagctagtgtggctaggaggactagaagtagggttaataaaggtgtagagactgctagtacacctgtccaaacacccaaaccctctaaggctggaaaggctactggtaaaaagcctgtgtatggacctacaaaacctgtcagtaaagtggtccctaggtcagagaccaagaaaagaaaagctcctccaacaagtgattctgattttgaacctgagacagatgttgctgcatctggcagcacatctagaaagagtataggaaggaagaaggttcctcaaactgttccctatgctcctttagacaatatatcatttcatctggaaaatggttctgcaagatggaagtttgtgtatcatagaaggttagctctggaaagaaatttgaaagctgatattcttgaatgtcctagtattgtagaagctcttgagtatgctggtttgatgaaaactgttgtgggtttggacaagtgctatgacaggcttgtcaaagaatttttgattaatgtggcttcagactgtaatgatccagcaagtcctgaatacaggcaagtGTTTGTTCGTGGAAAGTGTGTGAAATTCTCACCTATTGTGATAAACCAATATCtccaaagaagttctgatgaagtggctcctctaaaagccacagataatgaaatctgcaaggtcctcactggtggaaaaattaaagtgtggccaagcaaggcaaagctgtctgcaacttccctctcaccattctatgctgttttaaataggattgctgcccataattgggtaccaaccactCACTCAGGTGACATTGCAAGAGGATTGGGAAAGTTTatctatgctgtgggtacaAAGGCTAAATTTGACTATGgagcttatttctttcaagaaactttaagccatgccctgacttatgctgttgagaagccagttgctctccctactctgctatgcaatatcattcttgagcaacacccagatatactaaggagtactgatgttccttgtaaaaggaaaggggtgttggtgattgagcagaggctgctggatgggacaaatgctgcagcaggtgttggcacatctgtccagactGGTATTCTttctaggaagcagatgattgctgatttgactgagaccagcagagcccttgaggcaagaaaattgaaaattgatcgtgtgattgaggcactgAAGGCTGAGGAGGCTGCTGAGACTGTTGAGGGTGAGCCAGATGGACAAGAAGGTGAAGGAACTAGTGGCTCTGAGGATGGCTCTGAGGATgagatggaggactctgatgaaagttcttcaatctgatttttgatgtttttcttatgatttttctgatgtacttttggtgtttcttttgttgttcctttatgggctaggccctgaatttctagcacctgtgtgtgctctatggtctgtaataactgcacactgatattctctatgctctggtacactatgatttcctattcatgatgtttgtctaaattgtggctaaaaagggggagtagtgtgtgtgtgtgacaagtgtgtggacagatgttctcacatctggacTGTTGACTGTTTTTGCATGaattgttcgtatgctcgtattgagggggagtgtgagtaatatgcatgtactgagggggagtagtgaatattctttctctatctgatgtgtgtatgcatgaattcagggggagtgtgagtgaaattatctcttgatcgcctgaatgtatttgatgacaaatgttgtgccaagtgttatggcacctgactattgagtccactatctactatggctgagaatttatttttctcagatgtttatgggaatttatttttccctgttgctcttatgttgaagaaatgcgcgttaaactattaggagtttatttctcctacttcttagcaactactattgggagtttatttctcccttgtgttgttccatgaggctagttgtgttttattccgctgttgcattgcctctgatgctacttgattttcttggaagtagtttttaattatgtgttactttctttcctagttgtgtgttcatgttgactcgaaggaaaggtaatactgtatctctctatatactggtctaatattgttttagccaaaatttgccaaagggggagattgttgggtttatgtatgattggctacattttgcaa from Trifolium pratense cultivar HEN17-A07 linkage group LG5, ARS_RC_1.1, whole genome shotgun sequence encodes:
- the LOC123884266 gene encoding suppressor protein SRP40-like, with the translated sequence MSDSAKSSPTETDVVPSPQMAINAIPLNTIPATSPTMRRKSVAKKAKSSRTNTNPSSPAAIKTRKGKKGKGESSKPFTMSELHIDPLPSSGVATPVSNPTVENVTASGKISVNLGLNTPKSDKTLGVETSDMSENLGKSATDKETVPDKAVNDNPEVILVNETTTSDKAIPAHSEASAEEAAETVEGEPDGQEGEGTSGSEDGSEDEMEDSDENVLTSGLLTVFA